The following is a genomic window from Acidobacteriota bacterium.
GCGCGTCGGCGGCAGCGGGAAGACTCCAACTGTGGCGTGTATCGCGCGCACGCTTGTCGATCTGGGCGAGCGGCCATCGATTCTGAGCCGCGGGTACGCGAGGCGCCACGCGCCGGATGGCGTCGTCGTCGTGTCGGATGGCCATCGAATATACGCGGATCTCGACGCGAGCGGCGACGAACCGCTGATGCTGGCGCGCGCGCTTGAAGGCGTTCCGGTGCTGGTCGCTCAGGATCGTTATCTCGCCGGCGTCGTGGCCGAGCAGCACCTGGGTGCCACCGTGCACGTGCTCGATGACGGGTTTCAGCATTTGCCACTCGCTCGCGATGTTGATCTGCTGATTGTCAGCGAGGACGATCTCGCCGACCCACGAACCCTGCCCGGCGGCCGTCTGCGCGAGCCGCTGTCTGCCGCCGCTGCCGCCGACGCGGTGCTGGTGCCAGGCGTGTCGCCCGACGCGGCGCAACCGATCGGGGCACGTCTTGGTGTGGCGGCGACATTCGGGATCACGCGCGTGGCGGAGGAGCCGCGGAGGCTCGATGTGCTGTCGGCTGCCGTGCGGGCTTCACGGAACATTCCCGTCTACGCCGTGGCGGGAATTGCGCGCCCCGAGTGGTTCTTTCAGGATTTATCGGGTGACGGATGGTCGCTGGTGGGGACGCTGGCGTTTGCGGACCATCATCGGTACGACGTTCGCGATATCGCACGCATCGTGCGTGCGGCGAAGTCGGCGGGTGCCGCGGCACTCGTGACCACCGAGAAGGATCTGATGCGACTTTTGCCGTTCCGGCCGCTGGCGCTGCCGGTCATCTGGGTGCCGTTGACCGTGCGCATCGAGCCGGAGCACCGCTTTCGATCCTGGCTATCAGCAAAACTGGCTGACGCGCGCCACGAGCCTGGCACGCGTCGCTCCACGGATTCGGCCGCGGAGTCGCGCATATGACGCGATTCAGGTACCGATTGGAGTACTGGCTCGTGCGCCTCACCATGTGGCTGGCGCGCCGGTGTTCGTGGCGCATGACGCGAGCCATGGGGGCTGGCGTCGGCCGCCTCTTCCACGCGTTCGATCGCCGCCATCGCCGGATTGCGCTCGCCAACGTCGCCGCGGCGTTTCCGCACCGTGCCGTTGCCGACCAGCGCGCCATCGTGCGCGGCGTGTTTGTCCACTTCGGGCGTCTGCTCTTCGAGTTGATGAAGTTCAGCGGCCTCACCCGCGAGCAGATGCTGTCGCGCGTCGAGTGGGAGGGCGGGCGATGGGCCGACGCCGCCTATGCCGCCGGACGCGGCGTGCTGTTTTTCACGGGGCATTTTGGCTACTGGGAAATCCAGGCGATCGCGCATGCCGCGGCCTCCAACCGGCCCATCGGAGTGCTGGCGCGTGCGCTCGACAATCCAGCGCTCCACAAGCTGCTCGAGCAGATTCGAGGCTGCACCGGGAACGTCTCGATCTACCGGCGTGGTGCGATCCGGCGTGTTCTGCGCGCGCTTCAGTCGAACCAGAGCGTGGCCATCCTGATCGACCAGCACATCCAGGCTCCAGACGCCGTCACGGTCAATTTCTTCGATCGGCCCGCGTCGACGACGCTGGCCCTCGCGATGCTGGCCAGGCGCACCGGCGCCGCCGTCATCCCCGTGTTCGCGATGTCGACCGCGCCGGGCCGCTATCGTATGGTGTTCGAGCATCCGGTGGATCCGCCTCAGGACGATTCTCCGGAGGCCATTCTCGACTTCACCCAGCGATGCACCGACGTGCTGGAGATGTACGTGCGCCGCCACCCCGAACTCTGGCTGTGGATGCATCGCCGCTGGCGCGACGAGGACGGCATCGACGCGACAGACCCCGGTATGTTTCCGCGCACTGAACCGGACACCGGAGGCGATCAGACATGACGACGATGGTCTTTTCGCCCAATTGGCTGGGCGACGCCGTGATGGCATTGCCAGCCATCGTGGACATTCGTCGTCACGCATCCACGGGCCGGTTGCTCGTCGCTGCGAGGCCAGCCGTCGCCGGGCTGATGAGCCTCGTCTCCGGGGTGGACGGCGTCGTGACGCTGGCGGGCACCGGAGGTTTCGCTGCCGTTCGCCGTCTCGGGCAGGACATTCAAGCCATTCGAGCGTCCGGGGCCGACGTGGCGATCCTGCTGCCCAACTCGATGCACGTCGCGGTGATGGCGGCTCGGGCCGGCATCGCGGAACGAACGGGCTACGCCCGAAACCTCCGTCGAGTGCTATTGTCGCGTGCGGTTGCGAGACCACCGGCCGATCTCCACCAGGTTGACGCCTATCGCCATCTTGTCGCGGCACTGGGCTTCGGGAATGGGCCGCGTGAACCGCAGTTAACGGCGCCGGCCGACGCGGTGGAATCGGCACGGCGACTGCTCGCTGGGTGCGGGTGGACCGGCGATCGCCGCCTGGTGGGCATCGCCCCCGGCGCGGCCTACGGAGGGGCAAAACGCTGGCCGCCGGAACGATTCGCGAGTGTCATCGTGGCGCTCACGCAGGACCATGGCCTCGCCTGCGCGCTTGTTGGCGGTGAGGCCGATTCGACGACGGCGATGGCAATCGAGGCGGAACTCGGTAAGATCAACAGACGGTCGCCGCCGGGCGCGGTCATCAACCTGGTGGGTCGCACCGACCTGCGACAGTTGTGCGGCGTGCTCGCGCTTGGCGCGGCGTTTGTCTCGAACGATTCGGGCGCGATGCACCTGGCAGCCGCGCTGGGCGTCCCCGTGGTGGCGCTGTTTGGCCCCACCAACGAGCGCGCCACTTCTCCGGTCGGCCGCCGCGCCACACTGGTGCTGACGGTGCCGGCATGGTGCCGGCCGTGCATGTTGCGCGAATGTCCGCTCGACCATCGATGCCTGTCCGGCATCACGGTCGACAGGGTCGTTCGTGCCGTGAAAGAACTGTTGTGATGCAGCCACGCCCAGCCGCGTTTCTCGATCGCGACGGCACGTTGAACGAAGAAGCCGGATACATCGATCGCCTCGACCGGTTCGTCCTGTTTCCCTTCGCGGTCGATGGGATCCGCCTGTTACAGCAGATGGGTTACCTCGTCGTCGTCATCACCAACCAGGCGGGCGTGGCGCAGGGACTCTACGGCGAGGACTTCGTCGAGGAGACCGGGCGGTACCTCGCGGAGCGGGCACGGCTGGGGGGGACGCGCATCGATGGTCACTACTATTGTCCCCATTCACCCGAGGCCGTTGTCGAGAAGTACCGGGTCGAGTGCGAGTGCCGAAAACCAAAGGCGGGGATGGCGGTGCGCGCCGCACAAGAACTCAATATCGATCTCCGGCGCTCCGTCGTCGTTGGCGATCGCTGGCGCGACCTCGCCGTGGCGCACGCGGTTGGCGGACGCGGCATCCTCGTCAAGACCGGGTATGGCGCGACAGAGGCCACCATGCCGCCGCCCGGCATGTCGGCCGACGCCGTGTGCGAAAACCTCATCGACGCCGTGGTCTGGTTGCAGGCCCACCCACGACCCTGAACCTGTATGGCCCGCATTGTCTCGCTTGACGAACTCGAACCGCTCATGACCGCCGACCGCAAGGCCGGCCGCACCATCGCGCTCGCCAATGGCGTCTTCGACCTGCTCCACGTCGGGCACATCCGCTACCTGCAGGGCGCGGCGGCGGAGGCCGATCGGCTCGTTGTTGCCGTCAACGACGATGAATCGGTGCGGATGCTGAAGGGGGAGGGGCGGCCCGTGATGAACCAGGCCGATCGTGCCGAACTGGTCGCGGCCCTCAGAGGCGTCGACTATGTGGTGCTCTTCTCCGGCCGCACGGTCACTGACGTCCTGCTGCGCCTTCGCCCGGACGTGCACTGCAAGGGCACCGACTACACCGTCGAGTCCGTGCCCGAGCGGCCCGTCGTGCAGTCGTACGGAGGACGCACCGCGATCGTCGGCGATCCCAAAGACCACTCGACGCGCGACCTGCTCTCGCGCATGAAACAAGACTGAATGGCCCGTTCCGTTCTCATCGTTCGGCTCGGCGCTCTCGGTGACCTGGTTCACGCCCTGCCTGCCGTAGCGGCGTTGCGGGACGCGTGGCCCGAGTCGCGGATCGATTGGCTCGTCGACGCGCGGTATCGCGCGTTGCTCGACTTCGTCCCCGTCGTGAATCGCGTGATCGTGATCGGAAGTCCGGGCGCGTCGCTCGGGGGCGTGGTGCGATCGCTTCGGCGCGAGCATTACGACACCGCGATCGATCTGCAGGGCCTCATCAAGTCGGCCGCGCTGGCACGATTGTCGGGGGCACGCGAGGTCGTGGGGTTCGCGACGCCGCTGCTTCGTGAATGGGCCGCACGTCTGTTCTACACGACACAGGCGGATAGTGACGCGGGCGGACACGTCATCGCCAAGAACGTGGGATTGTTGCGCGTGCTGGGCGTGACGCCGACGTCCTGGACATTCCCGCTGACGGTTCCCTCATCCGCTGTCGTCAACGCGGTGCGTGGCGTGCTCGGAATCGGCCAGGATGATCGGTTTGCGGTGCTCAATCCCGGTGCCGGCTGGCCCAACAAGCAGTGGCCGCCCGAGCGATTCGGCCGGGTTGCGCGGCATCTGTCCGAGCAGGAGGGATGGCCGTCGGTGGTGCTCTGGGGTCCGGGAGAAGGACGTCTGGCCGAAGCCGTCGTCGCCGCGTCCGACGGTGCGGCGCACGTTGCTCCGCCGACCGGATTGGGCGACGTGCTGGCCCTGGCCCGAGCGGCGGCGCTCGTTGTCGGGGGCGACACCGGGCCGCTTCAGCTGGCGGCCGCCCTCGGAACGCCGACGGTCGGCATCTTCGGGCCCACCAATCCCGCGCGCAACGGGCCCTGGTCGCAGGCGGATGTGACGCTCTCGCGATTCGAACAGTGTGAGTGTCATCATAAACGGCGATGCCGAAGGAGTCAGCCGTGCCTGCAGGACATTGGAGTCGATGAGGTGATTGACGCGGTCGACCGGCGATGCCACCAGGTGACGTTCCGTGGATGATGTGCTGCTGCGCCTCGCGCGGTTGAGAGTGCCGCTCGGTTTCGGCGCGGCCGTGGTCGCCATCGTGCTGGCGCGCCCGAATCCGACGAGCCTGCTCTGGGGGATGCTGGTGGCGGCGGCGGGTGAGGCCGTTCGCCTGTGGGCCGCCGGACATCTCGAGAAGGGGCGCGAAGTCACACGCTCTGGTCCGTACCGCTTCTCGAGGCATCCGCTCTATGTGGGTTCGACGGTGATGGCGTGTGGGATCAGCGTGGCGGCGGCCAGTGTGTGGGTCGCCATCGTGACGGCCGTGTACCTGGGGGTCACCCTGACGGCCGCGATTCGCACCGAAGAGGCGTTTCTCCGCCGTCAGTTTGGTGAAGAGTACGACGACTACTGCCGCGGCCGGGCCGCGAGCGTCGATCGACCTTTCAGCTTGGCCCGCGCGTGGCGCAACCGCGAATGGCGGGCGATCGTCGGTCTCGGCGTGGCGATGGTGCTGCTGGCCGCAAAGGCCGCGTGGCTGAACTAGTCGGTGCGCAGATGAAGTCCCGTCTGGCTGGCGCGTTGCTCGGACTGACCGTGGGTGCCCTGGCCGGCGTACTGGCGGTCGCGGTCGGGTACGCCTCTGCGCCAGGCGTGTTGCTCGACATGGGCCGGTATCTTCCCGACCTCACGCCGGGATTCTCCGAGCCTGAACTGGCCGGTGACACGTTGTTCGCCTGGACGGCCGAGCAGGGCAGCCTGCAGCTCCGCGGCCTTGATCGCCGCATCGAATGGAACTGTACCATCCGCCTGACGGGTGGGATGCGGCCATTACACGTGCCGATGCCCTCCGAGATCGCGTTCTCGGCTGACGGCATCGTCTTGTCACGGGTCACGCCAACCGACACCTTCGCGGACTACTTCGTGACCGTCCCGGCCCGACCACAGGTGGCGGGTTTGATGCTGACCATCCGCCCGTCCGCGTCATTTGTTCCGGGCGACCAGGATCGGCGGCACCTTGGAGT
Proteins encoded in this region:
- a CDS encoding adenylyltransferase/cytidyltransferase family protein: MARIVSLDELEPLMTADRKAGRTIALANGVFDLLHVGHIRYLQGAAAEADRLVVAVNDDESVRMLKGEGRPVMNQADRAELVAALRGVDYVVLFSGRTVTDVLLRLRPDVHCKGTDYTVESVPERPVVQSYGGRTAIVGDPKDHSTRDLLSRMKQD
- the waaF gene encoding lipopolysaccharide heptosyltransferase II, which encodes MTTMVFSPNWLGDAVMALPAIVDIRRHASTGRLLVAARPAVAGLMSLVSGVDGVVTLAGTGGFAAVRRLGQDIQAIRASGADVAILLPNSMHVAVMAARAGIAERTGYARNLRRVLLSRAVARPPADLHQVDAYRHLVAALGFGNGPREPQLTAPADAVESARRLLAGCGWTGDRRLVGIAPGAAYGGAKRWPPERFASVIVALTQDHGLACALVGGEADSTTAMAIEAELGKINRRSPPGAVINLVGRTDLRQLCGVLALGAAFVSNDSGAMHLAAALGVPVVALFGPTNERATSPVGRRATLVLTVPAWCRPCMLRECPLDHRCLSGITVDRVVRAVKELL
- a CDS encoding glycosyltransferase family 9 protein; this encodes MARSVLIVRLGALGDLVHALPAVAALRDAWPESRIDWLVDARYRALLDFVPVVNRVIVIGSPGASLGGVVRSLRREHYDTAIDLQGLIKSAALARLSGAREVVGFATPLLREWAARLFYTTQADSDAGGHVIAKNVGLLRVLGVTPTSWTFPLTVPSSAVVNAVRGVLGIGQDDRFAVLNPGAGWPNKQWPPERFGRVARHLSEQEGWPSVVLWGPGEGRLAEAVVAASDGAAHVAPPTGLGDVLALARAAALVVGGDTGPLQLAAALGTPTVGIFGPTNPARNGPWSQADVTLSRFEQCECHHKRRCRRSQPCLQDIGVDEVIDAVDRRCHQVTFRG
- the lpxK gene encoding tetraacyldisaccharide 4'-kinase, which codes for MLNSLYAQIARARRRAYQRADRQRHLRRPVVSVGNLRVGGSGKTPTVACIARTLVDLGERPSILSRGYARRHAPDGVVVVSDGHRIYADLDASGDEPLMLARALEGVPVLVAQDRYLAGVVAEQHLGATVHVLDDGFQHLPLARDVDLLIVSEDDLADPRTLPGGRLREPLSAAAAADAVLVPGVSPDAAQPIGARLGVAATFGITRVAEEPRRLDVLSAAVRASRNIPVYAVAGIARPEWFFQDLSGDGWSLVGTLAFADHHRYDVRDIARIVRAAKSAGAAALVTTEKDLMRLLPFRPLALPVIWVPLTVRIEPEHRFRSWLSAKLADARHEPGTRRSTDSAAESRI
- a CDS encoding isoprenylcysteine carboxylmethyltransferase family protein, with the translated sequence MDDVLLRLARLRVPLGFGAAVVAIVLARPNPTSLLWGMLVAAAGEAVRLWAAGHLEKGREVTRSGPYRFSRHPLYVGSTVMACGISVAAASVWVAIVTAVYLGVTLTAAIRTEEAFLRRQFGEEYDDYCRGRAASVDRPFSLARAWRNREWRAIVGLGVAMVLLAAKAAWLN
- a CDS encoding HAD family hydrolase, encoding MQPRPAAFLDRDGTLNEEAGYIDRLDRFVLFPFAVDGIRLLQQMGYLVVVITNQAGVAQGLYGEDFVEETGRYLAERARLGGTRIDGHYYCPHSPEAVVEKYRVECECRKPKAGMAVRAAQELNIDLRRSVVVGDRWRDLAVAHAVGGRGILVKTGYGATEATMPPPGMSADAVCENLIDAVVWLQAHPRP
- a CDS encoding lysophospholipid acyltransferase family protein, which produces MTRFRYRLEYWLVRLTMWLARRCSWRMTRAMGAGVGRLFHAFDRRHRRIALANVAAAFPHRAVADQRAIVRGVFVHFGRLLFELMKFSGLTREQMLSRVEWEGGRWADAAYAAGRGVLFFTGHFGYWEIQAIAHAAASNRPIGVLARALDNPALHKLLEQIRGCTGNVSIYRRGAIRRVLRALQSNQSVAILIDQHIQAPDAVTVNFFDRPASTTLALAMLARRTGAAVIPVFAMSTAPGRYRMVFEHPVDPPQDDSPEAILDFTQRCTDVLEMYVRRHPELWLWMHRRWRDEDGIDATDPGMFPRTEPDTGGDQT